In Magnetococcales bacterium, the sequence TTGAAAAGGATGGATGGCAACGGGTCCGGGTGGCAGAGAGTCACCACCAGTTTAAACATCCATCCCGATCGGGTTTGGTCACAGTCCCGCATCCGCAAAAGGATCTTCCCCCCGGAACACTGCATGCGATCCTCAAACAGGCAGGTTTGAAATGAGCCTCA encodes:
- a CDS encoding type II toxin-antitoxin system HicA family toxin — encoded protein: MNTTDLIRILEKDGWQRVRVAESHHQFKHPSRSGLVTVPHPQKDLPPGTLHAILKQAGLK